From a single Brassica napus cultivar Da-Ae chromosome C9, Da-Ae, whole genome shotgun sequence genomic region:
- the LOC106418624 gene encoding ATP-dependent Clp protease ATP-binding subunit CLPT2, chloroplastic codes for MASQSFTLANLRISQIDSFYSQKPSSGIHFFSTRNPVKSLNLTNPWMAGDSSLSLDSSASVLRTNSTTRRKIRIAVVASLPTANPESAVSDAKKPKWSWRGIKSFAMGELEARKLKYPNTGTESLLMGILIEGTSFTSKFLRAHKITLYKVREETIKLLGKADLYSFSPEHPPLTQDAQRALDSAVNQNLKAGGIGEIMPAHILLGVWCEVESPGHKILATLGFTDEKAKELESFASESGFLDE; via the exons ATGGCTTCTCAATCTTTTACTTTGGCGAATCTAAGGATCTCCCAAATCGATTCTTTCTACAGTCAGAAACCATCTTCTGGAATACACTTCTTCTCCACAAGAAATCCAGTAAAATCCCTGAACCTGACGAATCCATGGATGGCCGGtgattcttctctctctctggaTTCTTCCGCCTCCGTCTTGCGAACTAACTCGACAACGCGCAGAAAGATCCGAATCGCCGTCGTTGCCAGCTTACCCACCGC GAATCCAGAATCTGCGGTTTCTGATGCGAAAAAGCCCAA ATGGTCGTGGAGAGGAATCAAATCATTTGCAATGGGAGAGCTCGAAGCTAGGAAGCTCAAGTATCCCAACACTGGTACTGAATCACTTCTCATGGGTATCTTGATTGAAG GGACTAGTTTTACTTCCAAATTCTTGAGGGCGCATAAGATAACTCTTTACAAAGTTCGTGAAGAAACTATCAAGTTACTAGGGAAAGCAGATTTGTATTCCTTCAGCCCTGAACATCCTCCTTTAACCCAAGATGCTCAAAGAGCTCTTGACTCAGCTGTCAATCAGAATCTCAAAGCAG GTGGTATTGGGGAAATAATGCCAGCCCATATATTGCTGGGAGTCTGGTGTGAAGTTGAATCTCCAGGTCACAAGATACTGGCAACTCTTGGTTTCACTGATGAAAAAGCTAAAGAGTTAGAGTCCTTTGCCTCTGAATCTGGATTTCTAGATGAATAG
- the LOC106417169 gene encoding uncharacterized protein LOC106417169 — translation MDDDEPIDGFISKISELASESYVLGKKYEEKDLVKKLLRWLPPRFEAYKAVHDLEKFDRLANTQKSIAFKADANEGDKVSKIEETLGLMAQNFNKFVKHMEKGRSRSSGRSQRSESDRGNTQHSRLGSSKNSKKKDLQCHECEGYGHFRNECPLAKRKELKCIECKGIRHNRSECPNTLKKDKSLVCFSDTESDSDSGDEEMHLNFIALIGQEDDKKSENLAELSDQEEDDGLNQELEIEYKTFFDKFAELSHENLQLLNNKAMLKAQVNILELEQSSLQTPAPSILKESDQEILALKRAMTEQERVHKQFEVKVNQLSELLAKEVDKSKCDLYPNYKELSQVVIPHKSIEPHTESEQEFVCNFATLRGENDVISNVAFTSAKIHNQVETPWYFDSGFSKHMTGNQDFIEKLEHIKGGKVTFGDGGQGKIRGVGVMERADLPRLINVYFVDGLKANLISVSQLCDDGLEHKKLGHMNTHGLTRLVNAEFVRGVPDLENQTDIVCGACCQGKQIKIQHKQITEIHSKRILELVHMDLMGPITPESIAGKRYIFILVDDFSRYTWVDFLRNKSDALQSFRILALQLKQEKGGIIQNNSDHGGEFQNEQFDRFCQRQGIRHQYAAPRTPQQNGVVERKNRTLQDMARAMLCGNSALSGFWAEAVSTACYVINRVYVRPKTKTTPYEIFKGKTPNLSHMHVFGCLCYILNDKDHLVKFDAKSDVGMFLGYSSNSSSYRVFNKRTKFVSDNVNVVFDDNVGFYQARVTQTIDCVTPTIATPIEAHVKYECQEEVEQDAILVDLDQGRVHKNHSAADVIGGVFDERVTRKKQIDFNEMVKLVCFMAKMNTVECLVSLIEPKNIQEALEDEY, via the exons ATGGATGACGATGAACCTATTGATGGGTTTATCTCAAAGATCAGCGAGCTAGCAAGTGAGTCTTATGTACTTGGGAAGAAATATGAAGAAAAGGATTTGGTGAAGAAGTTGCTGAGATGGTTACCACCAAGGTTCGAAGCATACAAAGCG GTTCATGACCTTGAGAAATTTGATCGACTGGCAAACACTCAAAAGAGTATTGCATTTAAGGCTGACGCAAATGAAGGTGACAAAGTCTCAAAAATTGAAGAAACTTTGGGACTTATGGCTCAAAACTTCAACAAATTTGTTAAGCATATGGAAAAAGGTAGGAGTCGTTCAAGCGGACGTTCTCAGAGGAGTGAATCTGACCGAGGAAACACTCAACATTCAAGACTGGGCTCAtcaaaaaactccaaaaagaaGGATCTTCAGTGTCATGAATGTGAAGGATATGGTCATTTCCGAAACGAGTGTCCCCTAGCCAAGAGAAAGGAGCTGAAATGCATTGAGTGCAAAGGAATCAGGCATAATCGGAGTGAATGTCCCAACACCTTAAAGAAGGATAAATCTCTTGTTTGCTTCAGCGACACAGAGTCGGATAGCGATAGTGGAGATGAGGAGATGCACTTAAACTTCATAGCCCTGATCGGACAAGAAGATGATAAGAAGTCTGAAAATCTTGCTGAGTTAAGTGACCAAGAGGAAGACGATGGACTAAATCAAGAACTTGAAATAGAGTATAAGACATTTTTCGATAAATTTGCTGAACTCAGTCATGAGAACTTGCAACTTCTCAATAACAAGGCCATGTTAAAGGCACAAGTGAACATTTTGGAGTTAGAACAAAGCTCGTTACAGACACCTGCTCCATCTATCTTAAAAGAGTCTGATCAGGAAATATTAGCCTTGAAGAGAGCCATGACTGAACAAGAAAGAGTTCATAAGCAGTTTGAAGTAAAAGTCAATCAGCTCAGTGAGTTACTTGCTAAGGAGGTGGATAAGA GTAAGTGTGATTTATATCCTAACTACAAGGAGCTCTCTCAAGTTGTGATACCTCACAAGAGTATTGAGCCACACACTGAGTCGGAACAAGAGTTTGTCTGTAACTTTGCTACTCTACGAGGCGAAAACGATGTGATAAGTAATGTTGCTTTTACAAGTGCCAAAATTCACAATCAGGTTGAGACCCCATGGTATTTTGACAGTGGTTTCTCTAAGCATATGACAGGAAATCAAGACTTCATTGAGAAACTTGAACACATCAAAGGAGGCAAAGTTACCTTTGGTGATGGAGGACAAGGAAAAATTCGTGGTGTAGGTGTGATGGAGAGGGCTGATCTTCCCAGACTCATTAATGTCTATTTCGTAGATGGACTTAAGGCAAATCTTATCAGTGTTAGCCAACTCTGTGATGATGGATTGGAG CACAAGAAACTTGGTCATATGAACACACATGGTTTGACGAGATTAGTAAATGCAGAATTTGTTCGTGGAGTGCCTGATCTAGAGAATCAGACTGATATTGTATGTGGAGCATGCTGTCAAGGAAAGCAGATTAAGATTCAACATAAACAGATTACTGAGATTCATTCTAAGCGCATATTGGAGTTGGTTCACATGGATCTTATGGGTCCAATTACTCCTGAAAGCATTGCTGGCAAGCGATATATCTTCATTCTTGTTGATGATTTCTCAAGATACACCTGGGTTGATTTCCTAAGAAACAAGTCTGATGCTCTTCAGAGCTTTCGTATCTTGGCGCTACAGCTGAAACAAGAAAAAGGTGGAATCATCCAGAACAATAGTGACCATGGGGGTGAATTTCAAAATGAACAGTTTGATCGGTTCTGTCAACGTCAAGGAATTCGCCATCAATATGCTGCTCCTAGAACTCCTCAACAGAACGGGGTCGTCGAAAGGAAAAACAGAACGTTGCAGGATATGGCACGGGCAATGCTCTGTGGTAACAGTGCCCTTTCAGGATTCTGGGCAGAAGCAGTGAGTACCGCATGTTATGTGATAAACCGGGTATACGTGAGACCTAAGACAAAGACTACACCGTATGAGATCTTCAAAGGAAAAACTCCTAATCTGAGTCACATGCATGTCTTCGGGTGCTTATGCTACATTCTAAATGATAAAGATCACTTGGTAAAATTCGATGCTAAAAGTGATGTTGGAATGTTCCTTGGCTACTCGTCTAACAGCTCATCATACAGAGTATTCAATAAACGCACCAAGTTCGTGAGTGATAACGTGAATGTTGTGTTTGACGATAATGTTGGTTTCTACCAAGCCAGAGTAACACAAACCATTGACTGTGTGACACCAACAATCGCTACACCAATCGAAGCTCATGTTAAGTATGAGTGCCAAGAGGAAGTTGAACAGGATGCAATACTAGTTGATCTTGATCAAGGACGGGTACATAAGAACCACTCTGCTGCAGATGTGATTGGTGGAGTCTTCGATGAAAGGGTCACACGCAAGAAGCAAATTGACTTCAATGAAATGGTTAAGTTGGTGTGTTTCATGGCTAAGATGAACACTGTGGAGTGCTTAGTCTCTCTGATCGAACCTAAGAACATCCAAGAAGCGTTGGAGGATGAATACTAG
- the LOC106417795 gene encoding uncharacterized protein LOC106417795 — MDRTDQSESTTRPENTVVLSIDCLKGSSKSEEWSGDMLQTGDIVEEIRIGSGPGSAIFKAPFKGGKAWLQKVLHNSYRNKETSIVVRVRRGSEDLSDLSACIVPNESAGKRRYMLRSIDDPNYTVGFSDRTESVCLGIQASRGSRMVEALGRAKLQDGYVSYPWERRMQEALPISGSSNFLSILFLPKASVHERAGSRYNDLEDTLARANAWLSCSQANGVPIVFMNIQTESLLTKISGETASATVNTMTSLSDLSNLANVSLYGFEDYHGVDIGVVRAVRLWYAPLGVELPLEIKLRDDDTKLGFSISRTEEGFIYVSSVTDHEDESAPAARSGLSSLYRDAAKASRRLVVSRVGSQKVLPWMVSSTGAIRCYDTVSLSQKLSLHRYAKVSIILHVILWDNATFSSPPRSSMLFSNQTLDSSEFSWHRMAPPPRQVGDRQVMPLPDDEDDVFRLERENVGNSSFKFQEIPFTNESL, encoded by the exons ATGGATCGCACCGACCAATCAGAGTCCACGACCCGACCCGAAAACACCGTCGTCCTCTCCATCGACTGTCTCAAAGGAAGCTCAAAAAGCGAGGAATGGAGCGGCGATATGCTTCAAACCGGAGACATAGTGGAAGAGATCAGGATCGGTTCAGGACCCGGTTCGGCTATTTTCAAAGCTCCGTTTAAAGGAGGTAAAGCTTGGCTCCAGAAGGTTCTTCACAATTCGTACAGGAACAAAGAAACTTCGATTGTTGTCAGAGTCAGACGTGGCTCCGAAGATCTCTCTGATCTTTCTGCTTGTATTGTTCCTAACGAATCCGCGGGTAAGAGACGGTACATGCTTAGATCCATTGATGACCCGAATTATACAGTTGGGTTCTCGGATCGTACTGAGTCTGTTTGCCTCGGTATACAAG CTTCAAGAGGGTCAAGAATGGTGGAAGCATTGGGGAGAGCTAAGCTTCAAGATGGCTATGTTTCATATCCATGGGAAAGGCGGATGCAAGAAGCTTTACCAATCTCTGGATCCAGCAACTTTCTCTCCATTCTTTTTCTTCCTAAAGCTTCTG ttcaTGAAAGGGCGGGTTCTCGGTATAATGACTTGGAAGACACACTTGCTCGTGCAAATGCTTGGCTAAGTTGTTCACAAGCTAATGGCGTACCAATCGTCTTTATGAATATTCAGACTGAATCTCTGCTCACTAAG ATATCGGGAGAGACCGCCTCAGCAACGGTAAATACGATGACTTCGCTTTCTGATCTGTCGAATCTCGCAAACGTGAGTCTCTATGGGTTTGAGGATTATCATGGAGTTGATATTGGTGTTGTGAGAGCGGTTCGGCTTTGGTATGCTCCTCTAGGTGTTGAGTTGCCACTTGAAATCAAACTCAGAGATGATGACACCAAACTTGGTTTCTCCATTAGCCGCACTGAAGAG GGTTTCATTTATGTCTCCTCAGTAACGGACCACGAAGATGAGAGTGCACCAGCTGCAAGATCGGGCCTGAGCTCATTATACAGAGATGCAGCCAAAGCCTCGCGTCGTCTGGTGGTTTCACGTGTCGGTAGCCAGAAGGTATTGCCGTGGATGGTTTCCTCTACAGGAGCCATTCGCTGCTACGACACCGTTTCGCTCAGCCAGAAACTGTCGCTTCACCGTTACGCAAAGGTTTCCATCATCCTCCACGTTATCCTCTGGGACAACGCGACTTTCTCCTCACCGCCCAGGAGCAGCATGTTGTTTAGTAACCAAACACTCGACTCGAGCGAGTTTTCGTGGCATCGAATGGCTCCGCCACCACGACAGGTCGGTGACAGACAAGTGATGCCATTGCCGGATGACGAGGATGATGTGTTCAGGTTGGAACGCGAGAATGTGGGTAATTCTTCGTTTAAGTTCCAAGAGATCCCTTTTACTAACGAGTCCTTGTGA